AGATACGTTAAATGGGGTTATGTTGGAGCAGTCAGTCATGTCTTCCCTTATCCCTCATTTTCATTGTGGGAAAAGCCTTGATCAGGTAGGATTTTATTATACCTTATAATGAGCGTCATAtgcttttttcagttttgtaaagtTTGCTGTGAATATATCATAATGACCTTATTTTTAGGGTAGAAgtataaattttctttctcttctttacagCTGCATAGAGATCTCATTAtgcatcagaaaaatgaaaaaacagaggaaaattcTATGGAGGAAAGGAATCCACTTAGCCTTTTCTGAGAAATGGAGTACTGGGTTTGGCGGCTTTAAGAAGTTCTACTTTCACCAACACTTGTGCATTCTGAAAACCAAGCTGGGAAGGCCAGTTACTTGGAGCAGACATTTGAGGCAATTCCAGTGCAGAAAGAAGGGCCTTCAAATCCAGAAAACGTGGATCCAAGATGAACCACGTTTTGCTAAGACAAAAGGCAATGTGGCTATCCAGAATCTTTGTACTTCCGCCtctaaagtgaaaagaaaggacACCAAGCacttcatttcctcctcaaggaccTTCCTGAAACTCCAGGCAGAGAAGTTGCTGTCATCAGCAAAGAACTCTGATCATGAATATTCTGGAGAGAAAAGTCTCTTGAAGGCAGCTGCTGACTTACCAGTGAATAGTGTTTTAGGTCAGGCCAATGGTCACAGACCTAGGACGGAGCCACAAGCTTCTGATTTTCCTATGAAGTTCAATGGGGAGAGCCAGAATCCAGGTGAGAGTGACAGAATCGTGGTCACCTTAAGCAACCATAAGAGAAAGCGCTTTTGTTATGGCTGCTACCCAGGGCTGGAGCACCACAGGAACGGGGGACCCTTGATTCCAAAAAAATTTCAACTTAACCAACACAGAAGAATAAAAGTATCTCCTCATATGATGTATGAGAAATTACCCATGATTAGATTTCGGTACAGGATTCTCAGATCCCAGCACTTCAGAACAAAAAGCAAAGTTTGCAAGCTAAAAAAAGCCCGGCAAAGCTGGGTGCAGGTCACCGGGGACCATCAAGAGACCCTTGGGGAGAACGGCGAGGGTGGCAGTTGCAGCCCATTCCCTTCCCCGGAGCCTAAAGACCCTTCCTGTCAGCATCCACCACACTTTCCAGATATGGACAGCGATGCTGTGGTGAAGGGAAAGAACTCTCATGTGCCTGAGGGCCACACTAAAGGAAGCCCTCTCTTGGACAAGGAGCTTAGTTTGGATGGAGCATTCCCTGACCAACAGAATGGCAGTGCCACGTACACCTGGGACCAGTCACCCTGTTCCTCTCCTAAGTGGGAGTATACAGAGCTGATTCACGACATCCCCTTACCAGAACATCATTCTAGTAACATGTTCATCTTGGAAACTGAGAGAGAAGTTAcggctctgggtcaggaaaatcggACAAGTACTGTCAGTGATGACCAAGTAAAACTGTCAGTGTCTGGGGCGGATCAGTCTGTGAGGAGTGTAGATGGGCCTGTGTCCAAAGAGACTGTTCAGAATGAGAGCTCGTGCCAGATGGATGAGGATGGCTCTTTCAAGCAGAATATTCTTAGTTCCAAGTTGCTGGACCACCCTTACTGTAAAAGTCCACTGGAGGCTCCTCTGACGTGCAGTGGACTCAAACTAGAAAATcaagtgggaggtgggaagaacAGTCAGAAAACCTCTCCAGTGGATGATGAACAGCTGTCAGTCTGCCTTTCTGGTATGCACTCTTCTTTATCTCCCCCCCTGTCTCCAGCCCATACCTGCTGTATGTTATCCTTTCTAGGACaggcctttcttttttccttccacaaGTTTCCCTTTAAGCAATTAGACgttttccttttatattattACATAGATGTTCCATAGTTTTGATTTGGTTTTTGATCGATGACACTCATGTTGCTTCTAGTTGTTCCCTTCTATAAACAGTGGTACAATGAAATTACTTCTTTATACTTACATGATTGTTTCTGTAACTTAAATTCctagtagtagacataatggtgaAAGAATACTTACACTTAAAACTTTAAGAGAATTGTTAAATTATCCATTCACAGTTAAACCAGTTTGCACTTGTGAAGTTTTGTCAGTCTCATAGATCACATGAGAATTGTCTTAATTTGCCTTtttaagtttaaagtttgaaCGTATTTTTCTATAGTCACTtgccattttttgtttgtatataattttattttgcctattttcctattggattatttatattttgtttagtgTATGAGAAGCTCCTGTGTACCAGTGCTGGCTCTAAGAATGTAGCAACAAACTGGATACGCTGATTCTTACGCTCATAGTCTTTAGtatcattataattttaaagtttttaaattaaatgtttgtAAAAGCCCTCAGTACCCTGACTTTGTGTATAATATTTTTGTCTAACAGAAAATTTCAACTCTTACATGGTAAAATATATCTGTCTTTCCTTTATGGCTCAAGTTTTCACATCATGCCTTAATGTCTTCCTGTCAAAATCTTCCCCATGAAGTTGTTTGGTATAAACACTTTTGGCAGACAGCATGGCAGTATCAGTCTTTGACCCAGTCCCCTTTTTGCCAtttagctaagatatggaagagTACAAATATATTTGTAGAGGGACATTACTTATAGTATTGTCTTAGTAGTACAACACTGAAGATAACTAAAACAATTGTTGCTCTGGACTTATAATTTACGACATGTCCAGGCAGTATACCGTGAAGCTGTTAAAGAATAAATTCGATCTGTATCTTGATACTGACCattgtttatataaaatgaaaaaagcaagtagCAGAACAGGAGGCCACTTTGTTAAAagatacatatgcacatatgaatgcatgtatatatgtacgcATAAGCATTTGTATAGGACGTGATTGATTGGTTGATTTAGTCgccaagtcttgtctgactcttacacctccatggactgtagcccactgggctcctctgtcatggaattcttcaggcgagaatactggagtgggttgccatttccttctccaataggacATGACACATATATTTAATTGTTATAAGTGGCTGTTTTGGGGAATTAGGAGGGTTACTTCTTGGTGGTTTAAACGATTCTGAACACTTTGTTTTTTCCACCAGTTATATGTGCATGCTCgctcgtgtctgactgtttgcaaccccatggactgtagcctgccaggctcttcatcCATTGAATTTTTCACtcaggaataatggagtgggttgccatttcctcccccaagggatattcctgacccagggattgaacccgcatctcttgcatctcttgaactccaggcagattctttaccactagtgccacctgggaagtccagtatgtataaaaaatgtttttccacaAAATGACAgtcctagaaaaatattttaaaaattttttcctgttgtttatgCTGTAGTAGAATGAAGACAAATTTTCCTGCTGTAAGGTTAGTAGAACCATGATTTCTAAACCTGAACAGGTTAGCATTTACCTACAAGTACTAATTAACTTgtatcaagaacttccagatgttcaaactggatttagaaaaggcagaggaaccagagatcaaattgccaacatccgttgggtcatagaaaaagcaagagaatttcagaaaaacatatacttttgcttcattgactatgataaagaCTTTTACTATgtcggatcacaacaaactgtggaaaattcttaaagagataggaataccagaccatcctacctgcctcctgagaaacctgtatgcaggtcaagaagtaacagtaagaactggacatggaacaatggactggttccatattgggaaaggactGCGTCAAGgctgtactgtcaccctgcttatttaaattagatagcagagtacatcatgcaaaatgctgggctggatgaagcacaagcctgaatcaagattgccagcagaaatatcaataacctcagatatgcagatgacaccacccttatggcagaaagctaagaggaactaaagagcctcttgattaagatgaaagaggagagtgaaaaagttgacttaaaactcagtattcaaaagacaaagatcatggcatctggtcccatcacttcatggcaaatagatggggaatcaatggaaacagtgacagactttatttttttggctccaaaatcactgcagatggtgaatgcagccatgaaattaaaagaagccttatccttggaagaaaagctatgacagacctaaatcgtgtattaaaaaacagacattactttgccaaaaatggtccatctagtcaaagctatggtttttccagtggtcatgtatcgatgtgagagttgg
The sequence above is a segment of the Bos mutus isolate GX-2022 chromosome 1, NWIPB_WYAK_1.1, whole genome shotgun sequence genome. Coding sequences within it:
- the SENP5 gene encoding sentrin-specific protease 5 isoform X1, translating into MKKQRKILWRKGIHLAFSEKWSTGFGGFKKFYFHQHLCILKTKLGRPVTWSRHLRQFQCRKKGLQIQKTWIQDEPRFAKTKGNVAIQNLCTSASKVKRKDTKHFISSSRTFLKLQAEKLLSSAKNSDHEYSGEKSLLKAAADLPVNSVLGQANGHRPRTEPQASDFPMKFNGESQNPGESDRIVVTLSNHKRKRFCYGCYPGLEHHRNGGPLIPKKFQLNQHRRIKVSPHMMYEKLPMIRFRYRILRSQHFRTKSKVCKLKKARQSWVQVTGDHQETLGENGEGGSCSPFPSPEPKDPSCQHPPHFPDMDSDAVVKGKNSHVPEGHTKGSPLLDKELSLDGAFPDQQNGSATYTWDQSPCSSPKWEYTELIHDIPLPEHHSSNMFILETEREVTALGQENRTSTVSDDQVKLSVSGADQSVRSVDGPVSKETVQNESSCQMDEDGSFKQNILSSKLLDHPYCKSPLEAPLTCSGLKLENQVGGGKNSQKTSPVDDEQLSVCLSGFLDEVMKKYGSLVPLSEKDVLGRLKDVFNEDFSNRKPFINREITNYRARHQKCNFRIFYNKHMLDMDDLATLDGQNWLNDQVINMYGELIMDAVPDKVHFFNSFFHRQLVTKGYNGVKRWTKKVDLFKKSLLLIPIHLEVHWSLITVTLSNRIISFYDSQGIHFKFCVENIRKYLLTEAREKNRPEFLQGWQTAVTKCIPQQKNDSDCGVFVLQYCKCLALEQPFQFSQEDMPRVRKRIYKELCECRLMD
- the SENP5 gene encoding sentrin-specific protease 5 isoform X2, producing MKKQRKILWRKGIHLAFSEKWSTGFGGFKKFYFHQHLCILKTKLGRPVTWSRHLRQFQCRKKGLQIQKTWIQDEPRFAKTKGNVAIQNLCTSASKVKRKDTKHFISSSRTFLKLQAEKLLSSAKNSDHEYSGEKSLLKAAADLPVNSVLGQANGHRPRTEPQASDFPMKFNGESQNPGESDRIVVTLSNHKRKRFCYGCYPGLEHHRNGGPLIPKKFQLNQHRRIKVSPHMMYEKLPMIRFRYRILRSQHFRTKSKVCKLKKARQSWVQVTGDHQETLGENGEGGSCSPFPSPEPKDPSCQHPPHFPDMDSDAVVKGKNSHVPEGHTKGSPLLDKELSLDGAFPDQQNGSATYTWDQSPCSSPKWEYTELIHDIPLPEHHSSNMFILETEREVTALGQENRTSTVSDDQVKLSVSGADQSVRSVDGPVSKETVQNESSCQMDEDGSFKQNILSSKLLDHPYCKSPLEAPLTCSGLKLENQVGGGKNSQKTSPVDDEQLSVCLSGFLDEVMKKYGSLVPLSEKDVLGRLKDVFNEDFSNRKPFINREITNYRARHQKCNFRIFYNKHMLDMDDLATLDGQNWLNDQVINMYGELIMDAVPDKVHFFNSFFHRQLVTKGYNGVKRWTKKVDLFKKSLLLIPIHLEVHWSLITVTLSNRIISFYDSQGIHFKFCVECIPQQKNDSDCGVFVLQYCKCLALEQPFQFSQEDMPRVRKRIYKELCECRLMD